One Neisseria sicca genomic region harbors:
- the pntB gene encoding Re/Si-specific NAD(P)(+) transhydrogenase subunit beta produces the protein MSSGLVTAAYIVAAILFIFSLAGLSKQETAKQGCYSGVAGMAVALFVTVFSENTHGLGWIIIAMLIGGAIGIYKAKKVEMTEMPELIALLHSFVGLAAVLVGFNSYIEPGNVSHDMHTIHLVEVYLGIFIGAVTFTGSLVAFGKLNGKISSAPLQLPAKHKLNLAALVLSFILMLVFVSVDGSGFILILMILIALAFGWHLVASIGGADMPVVVSMLNSYSGWAAAAAGFMLSNDLLIVTGALVGSSGAILSYIMCKAMNRSFISVIAGGFGTDGSAAASGSQEVGEYREVKPAEVAEMLRNASSVIITPGYGMAVAQAQYPVAEITELLRKNGTEVRFGIHPVAGRLPGHMNVLLAEAKVPYDIVLEMDEINDDFPETDVVLVIGANDTVNPAAQTDPNSPIAGMPVLEVWKAKEVVVFKRSMNTGYAGVQNPLFFNENSVMCFGDAKKTVDEILAELKK, from the coding sequence ATGTCTTCAGGACTCGTTACAGCGGCATACATCGTAGCCGCGATACTGTTCATCTTCTCGCTGGCGGGGCTGTCCAAGCAGGAAACCGCCAAGCAGGGTTGTTATTCCGGCGTAGCCGGGATGGCGGTCGCCTTGTTCGTTACCGTGTTTTCCGAAAACACCCACGGGCTGGGCTGGATCATCATCGCCATGCTCATCGGCGGCGCCATCGGCATTTACAAAGCCAAAAAAGTAGAAATGACCGAAATGCCCGAGCTGATTGCGCTTTTGCACAGCTTCGTCGGCTTGGCAGCCGTTTTGGTCGGCTTCAACAGCTATATCGAACCGGGCAACGTTTCGCACGATATGCACACCATCCATCTGGTCGAAGTGTATTTGGGCATCTTCATCGGCGCCGTAACCTTTACCGGCTCGCTGGTCGCGTTCGGCAAGCTCAACGGCAAAATCAGCAGCGCGCCGCTGCAACTGCCCGCCAAACACAAGCTCAACCTCGCCGCATTGGTTTTATCCTTTATCCTGATGCTGGTGTTCGTCTCCGTTGACGGCAGCGGCTTCATCCTGATCCTGATGATCCTGATCGCCCTCGCATTCGGCTGGCACTTGGTCGCCTCCATCGGCGGCGCAGATATGCCCGTGGTCGTGTCCATGCTGAACTCCTATTCCGGCTGGGCGGCCGCAGCGGCAGGCTTCATGCTCTCCAACGACCTGCTTATCGTCACCGGCGCACTCGTCGGCTCCAGCGGCGCGATTCTGTCCTACATCATGTGTAAAGCCATGAACCGCTCCTTCATCTCCGTGATTGCAGGCGGCTTCGGTACCGACGGTTCCGCCGCAGCCTCAGGCAGCCAAGAAGTCGGCGAATACCGCGAAGTCAAACCCGCCGAAGTCGCCGAAATGCTGCGCAACGCAAGCAGCGTCATCATCACCCCGGGCTACGGCATGGCAGTGGCGCAGGCACAATACCCCGTTGCCGAAATCACCGAGCTTTTGCGTAAAAACGGCACCGAAGTACGCTTCGGCATCCACCCCGTCGCCGGCCGCCTGCCCGGCCATATGAACGTACTGCTCGCCGAAGCCAAAGTTCCCTACGACATCGTTTTGGAAATGGACGAAATCAACGACGACTTCCCCGAAACCGACGTAGTACTGGTCATCGGCGCGAACGACACCGTCAACCCCGCCGCCCAAACCGACCCGAACAGCCCGATTGCCGGCATGCCCGTATTGGAAGTGTGGAAGGCAAAAGAAGTCGTCGTCTTCAAACGCTCGATGAACACCGGCTACGCAGGCGTACAAAACCCGCTGTTCTTCAACGAAAACAGCGTGATGTGCTTCGGCGACGCGAAGAAAACCGTTGACGAAATTTTGGCGGAATTGAAGAAATAA
- a CDS encoding class I SAM-dependent methyltransferase: MNLSPEQTAAQLRCPHDEAGAAFGQMMNLRNLTQILGSFEAVQLQNGDRILETGCGNGGLLGYILSQAENLHYTGLEISPLMHAQAQAFNAPFLEAGLANYRLYDGGALPFTDESFDKIVSVNTVYFWDDAPSALSELSRVLKSGGRLCLNFCEKDFMAKLPFAAHGFALYDAADILALSENLPLRCIREQRSRDWAVSKSGNLVRREFVIVVFEKY, encoded by the coding sequence ATGAACCTGTCCCCCGAACAAACCGCCGCCCAACTGCGCTGCCCGCATGACGAAGCGGGAGCAGCGTTCGGGCAGATGATGAACCTGCGCAACCTGACACAGATTCTCGGTTCGTTTGAAGCGGTGCAACTGCAAAACGGAGACCGCATCCTAGAAACGGGTTGCGGCAACGGCGGGCTGCTCGGCTACATTTTGTCACAGGCAGAAAACCTGCATTACACAGGTTTGGAAATTTCCCCGTTGATGCACGCACAGGCGCAGGCATTCAATGCCCCGTTTCTCGAAGCAGGGCTGGCGAATTACCGGCTGTACGACGGCGGCGCGCTGCCTTTTACCGATGAAAGCTTCGACAAAATCGTTTCCGTCAATACCGTCTATTTTTGGGACGACGCACCAAGCGCGCTTTCAGAATTGAGCCGCGTGCTGAAATCCGGCGGGCGGCTATGCCTGAATTTTTGCGAAAAAGACTTTATGGCGAAACTGCCGTTTGCCGCGCACGGCTTCGCGCTCTACGATGCCGCCGACATCCTCGCCCTGTCGGAAAACCTGCCGTTGCGCTGCATTCGGGAACAGCGAAGCCGCGATTGGGCGGTCAGCAAAAGCGGCAATCTGGTGCGGAGGGAGTTTGTCATCGTCGTCTTTGAAAAATACTAA
- a CDS encoding GFA family protein — MKAKCLCGNVSLEVEHDKHVHACHCGMCRIWGSGATFSLIAVKPPKIDGGENIARYHSSEWAERAFCKKCGTHLFYHFLPNDSYFVFAGLFADNADFKLEEQIFIDAKAPYYELANDTPKLTEEEFLAQFGGG, encoded by the coding sequence ATGAAAGCAAAATGCCTGTGCGGCAACGTATCTTTAGAAGTGGAACACGACAAACACGTCCACGCCTGCCATTGCGGGATGTGCCGCATTTGGGGCAGCGGCGCGACGTTTTCGCTGATTGCCGTCAAACCGCCGAAAATCGACGGCGGTGAAAACATCGCCCGCTACCATTCGTCCGAATGGGCGGAACGCGCGTTCTGCAAAAAATGCGGTACACATTTGTTCTACCATTTCCTGCCGAACGACAGCTATTTCGTCTTTGCCGGACTGTTTGCCGACAACGCCGATTTCAAATTGGAAGAGCAGATTTTCATCGACGCCAAAGCCCCGTATTACGAACTGGCAAACGACACGCCCAAGCTGACCGAAGAAGAGTTTTTGGCACAATTCGGCGGCGGATAG
- a CDS encoding MAPEG family protein yields the protein MTLAYWCILIASLLPLFCSFIAKAQGGFQPSDNRNPRDFLARTQGLSARGNAAQQNGFEVFAPFAAAVLVAHATGNAAQATINLLSISFIAFRIAYIFSYLKDKPSLRSAMWTGGFVCTIGLFVAAV from the coding sequence ATGACTTTAGCCTATTGGTGCATCCTGATCGCATCGCTGCTGCCGCTGTTTTGTTCCTTCATCGCCAAAGCGCAGGGCGGATTCCAGCCGTCGGACAACCGCAATCCGCGCGATTTCCTCGCCCGCACGCAAGGCTTGTCGGCGCGCGGCAATGCCGCCCAGCAAAACGGTTTTGAAGTGTTCGCCCCGTTTGCCGCCGCCGTTTTGGTGGCACACGCCACAGGCAATGCCGCGCAAGCGACCATCAACCTTTTGTCCATATCGTTCATCGCCTTTCGCATCGCTTATATTTTCAGCTATCTGAAAGACAAACCGAGCCTGCGTTCGGCAATGTGGACGGGCGGATTTGTCTGCACCATCGGGCTGTTTGTAGCCGCTGTCTGA
- a CDS encoding Re/Si-specific NAD(P)(+) transhydrogenase subunit alpha produces MKIGIPRESLSGETRVACTPATVALLSKLGFETVVESGAGLAASLDDAAYQTAGATVADKATVWACPLIYKVNAPSEGELPLLKEGQTIVSFLWPRQNEALVEALRAKKVNALAMDMVPRISRAQALDALSSMANISGYRAVIEAANVFGRFFTGQITAAGKVPPAQVLVIGAGVAGLAAIGTANSLGAVVRAFDTRLEVAEQIESMGGKFLKLDFPQESGGSGDGYAKVMSDEFIAAEMKLFAEQAKEVDIIITTAAIPGKPAPKLITKEMVESMKSGSVIVDLAAATGGNCELTKPGELFVTDNGVKIIGYTDMANRLAGQSSQLYATNLVNLTKLLSPNKDGEITLDFEDVIIRNMTVIRDGEITFPPPPIQVSAQPQQTSSEKAAPAAKPEPKPVPLWKKLAPAVIAAVLVLWVGAVAPAAFLNHFIVFVLACVIGYYVVWNVSHSLHTPLMSVTNAISGIIVVGALLQISQGNGFVTLLAFIAILIASINIFGGFFVTRRMLNMFRKG; encoded by the coding sequence ATGAAAATCGGTATCCCACGCGAGTCATTATCCGGCGAAACCCGCGTCGCCTGTACGCCTGCCACCGTTGCCCTGTTGAGCAAACTGGGCTTTGAAACCGTTGTCGAAAGCGGCGCAGGTTTGGCGGCGAGTTTGGACGATGCCGCTTACCAAACAGCAGGCGCGACCGTTGCCGACAAAGCGACGGTTTGGGCCTGTCCTTTGATTTATAAGGTCAACGCGCCGTCCGAAGGCGAGCTGCCGCTGCTCAAAGAAGGGCAGACCATCGTCAGCTTCCTGTGGCCGCGCCAAAACGAGGCTTTGGTGGAAGCCTTGCGCGCCAAGAAAGTGAACGCGTTGGCGATGGACATGGTACCCCGCATTTCCCGCGCACAGGCTTTGGACGCTTTGTCTTCGATGGCAAACATCAGCGGCTACCGCGCCGTGATTGAAGCCGCCAACGTCTTCGGCCGTTTCTTCACCGGTCAAATCACTGCCGCCGGTAAAGTGCCGCCCGCGCAGGTTTTGGTGATTGGTGCAGGTGTGGCAGGTTTGGCGGCAATCGGTACGGCAAACTCGCTCGGCGCAGTGGTGCGCGCGTTCGATACCCGCTTGGAAGTGGCGGAACAAATCGAATCGATGGGCGGCAAGTTCCTGAAACTCGACTTCCCGCAAGAATCGGGCGGCAGCGGTGACGGCTACGCTAAAGTGATGAGTGACGAATTTATCGCCGCCGAGATGAAGCTCTTTGCCGAGCAGGCGAAAGAAGTGGATATCATCATCACTACCGCCGCCATTCCGGGCAAACCCGCGCCCAAGCTGATTACCAAAGAAATGGTGGAAAGCATGAAATCCGGCTCCGTCATCGTCGATTTGGCGGCGGCGACGGGCGGCAACTGCGAACTCACCAAGCCGGGCGAATTGTTCGTAACCGACAACGGCGTGAAAATCATCGGCTACACCGACATGGCAAACCGCCTTGCCGGACAGTCTTCCCAGCTTTACGCCACCAACTTGGTGAACCTGACCAAGCTGTTAAGCCCGAACAAAGACGGCGAAATCACGCTGGACTTCGAAGACGTGATCATCCGCAACATGACCGTTATCCGCGACGGCGAAATCACCTTCCCGCCTCCGCCGATTCAAGTTTCCGCCCAGCCGCAGCAAACGTCGTCTGAAAAAGCCGCGCCTGCCGCCAAGCCCGAGCCGAAACCCGTTCCTCTGTGGAAAAAACTCGCACCCGCCGTCATCGCCGCCGTATTGGTGCTGTGGGTCGGCGCGGTCGCGCCCGCAGCATTCTTGAACCACTTCATCGTGTTCGTCCTCGCCTGCGTCATCGGCTACTACGTTGTTTGGAACGTCAGCCACTCGCTGCATACCCCGCTGATGTCCGTGACCAACGCCATTTCCGGCATCATCGTCGTCGGCGCGCTGTTGCAAATCAGCCAAGGCAACGGCTTCGTTACCCTGCTGGCCTTCATCGCCATCCTGATTGCCAGCATCAACATCTTCGGCGGCTTCTTCGTAACGCGTCGGATGTTGAATATGTTTAGGAAAGGGTAA
- the serB gene encoding phosphoserine phosphatase SerB: MPHALVLQSPSAEALPSALLSRLPEPDYADEKRMRFIVEEGFSLSGADAALLDSRQIDHAVLPDRAFGELGLIVSDMDSTLITIECVDEIAAGVGLKDRVAEITERSMRGELDFEQSLRSRVALLAGLDERVLAEVYENVLRLSPGAEFLLDECKAHGVKFMLVSGGFTFFTERLQQRLGFEYQHANILEIENGKLTGRLKGRIIDAQAKADLLREYRDRLGLQPHQVLAMGDGANDIPMLKEAGVGVAYCAKPKAQAVADACINFGGLERVRGWFK, encoded by the coding sequence ATGCCGCATGCCCTCGTCCTCCAATCCCCCTCCGCCGAAGCCCTGCCTTCCGCCCTCCTCTCCCGCCTGCCCGAACCTGATTACGCCGATGAAAAACGTATGCGTTTTATCGTTGAAGAAGGGTTTTCTTTAAGCGGGGCAGACGCGGCGTTGCTGGACAGCCGTCAAATCGACCACGCCGTGTTGCCCGATAGGGCGTTCGGCGAACTCGGGCTGATTGTCAGCGATATGGATTCGACGCTGATTACCATTGAATGCGTCGATGAAATTGCGGCGGGCGTCGGCTTGAAAGACCGCGTGGCGGAAATTACCGAACGCTCGATGCGCGGAGAATTAGATTTCGAGCAGTCTTTACGCAGCCGCGTCGCCCTGTTGGCGGGATTGGACGAGCGGGTTTTGGCGGAGGTTTATGAAAACGTTTTGCGGCTCTCGCCCGGCGCGGAATTTTTGTTGGACGAATGCAAGGCGCACGGCGTGAAATTCATGCTGGTGTCGGGCGGATTCACGTTTTTCACCGAAAGGCTGCAACAACGCCTCGGCTTCGAATACCAACACGCCAATATTTTGGAAATTGAAAACGGCAAGCTGACGGGTCGTCTGAAAGGCAGAATCATCGACGCGCAGGCAAAGGCGGATTTATTGCGCGAATACCGCGACCGCCTCGGATTGCAGCCGCATCAGGTGTTGGCAATGGGCGACGGTGCGAACGATATTCCGATGCTCAAAGAAGCCGGCGTAGGCGTGGCTTACTGCGCCAAACCGAAAGCGCAGGCAGTCGCCGATGCCTGCATCAATTTCGGCGGGCTGGAGCGCGTCAGGGGTTGGTTTAAATAA
- a CDS encoding TonB-dependent copper receptor, translating to MKHQLLLLPIALAVSQAWADTDPVPEETVILSPVTVTGTQQQKANSVTFNPKAALQPLPAGDGADLLQSVPNMSIIRKGGSSGDPLFRGLGGSRLSINADDQFIYGGCSMRMDPPTAYIHPNSFDKVVVTKGPQTVTQGMGLVSGSVQFIRKDPDFSEKPYNINASLTAGSNDRRDGSLEAEFGGKYGYVRSNISHNEAGDYKDGSGKRVHSHFKRDSQMLQLGITPTENTTIAGTYERSRAKVAYADRMMDGSKFDRDAWNVRFTQRNLTPWFSELELRYGESEIDHVMDTYSLRTIRNPAGKQIKNANNPKRNTDTGRLKATFDWDNLNLQTGVDYMDDVHVARMERGGDGYRHKPYMPNQSFKQWGIFTEAAWQQTDKQRWVAGLRHDRVKAHYDSADVTDPVLKHQKFNLNSGFLRWERDTDNGLKYYAGFGIAERAPDYWERLRAKKKIIHPEQNRQIDAGIIWKRPNLHASVSVFGSDVKNFIILERQGTDLGVRNVKASRFGGEAEVKWTFAPNWEIGSSLAYTHGKNRTDGKPLAQTPPLEWNNTLAFDNGKFSAGALWRVVAKQNRYSKGQGNIVGQDIGASSGFGVLSLNAGWKFSKYATLQAGIDNVFNKTYAEFVSKGGDPSAGTQTLRVNEPGSTAWLRLQAKF from the coding sequence ATGAAACACCAGTTACTCCTTCTGCCGATTGCCTTAGCCGTCTCCCAGGCTTGGGCGGACACAGACCCCGTTCCCGAAGAAACTGTTATCCTTTCCCCCGTTACCGTCACCGGCACACAACAACAAAAAGCCAATAGCGTTACTTTCAACCCCAAAGCTGCTTTGCAACCCCTCCCTGCCGGAGACGGTGCGGACCTTTTACAATCCGTGCCCAACATGAGCATCATCCGCAAAGGCGGAAGCTCGGGCGATCCGCTGTTCCGCGGTTTGGGCGGTTCGCGCCTGTCGATTAACGCAGACGATCAGTTTATTTACGGCGGCTGCAGCATGCGTATGGACCCGCCGACTGCCTACATCCACCCGAATTCTTTCGACAAAGTCGTCGTCACCAAAGGCCCGCAAACCGTAACCCAAGGCATGGGTTTGGTCAGCGGCTCGGTGCAATTCATCCGCAAAGACCCTGATTTCAGCGAAAAACCCTACAACATCAACGCCTCCCTGACCGCAGGCAGCAACGACCGCCGCGATGGTTCGCTTGAAGCCGAATTCGGCGGCAAATACGGCTACGTCCGCAGCAATATTTCCCATAACGAGGCCGGCGACTACAAAGACGGCTCAGGCAAACGCGTCCACTCCCATTTCAAACGCGACAGCCAAATGCTGCAACTGGGCATCACCCCGACCGAAAACACCACCATCGCAGGCACATACGAACGAAGCAGGGCCAAAGTCGCCTACGCCGACCGCATGATGGACGGCAGCAAATTCGACCGCGACGCATGGAACGTCCGCTTTACCCAACGCAACCTCACCCCTTGGTTCAGCGAACTCGAATTGCGCTACGGTGAAAGCGAAATCGACCACGTCATGGACACATACAGCCTGCGCACCATCCGCAATCCGGCAGGCAAACAGATTAAAAACGCCAACAACCCCAAACGCAACACCGACACAGGTCGTCTGAAAGCCACCTTCGATTGGGATAACCTCAACCTGCAAACCGGCGTAGATTATATGGACGACGTACACGTCGCCCGCATGGAGCGCGGCGGCGACGGCTACCGCCACAAGCCCTATATGCCCAACCAAAGTTTCAAACAATGGGGCATTTTCACCGAAGCCGCTTGGCAGCAAACCGACAAACAACGTTGGGTAGCAGGCTTGCGCCACGACCGTGTCAAAGCGCATTACGATTCCGCAGACGTAACCGATCCCGTTTTGAAACATCAGAAATTCAACTTGAATTCCGGTTTCTTACGTTGGGAACGTGATACGGATAACGGCTTGAAATACTACGCCGGATTCGGTATCGCCGAACGCGCGCCCGACTACTGGGAACGTCTGCGCGCCAAAAAGAAAATCATCCATCCCGAACAAAACCGCCAAATCGATGCGGGCATCATCTGGAAACGTCCCAACCTCCATGCCTCCGTATCCGTATTCGGCAGCGATGTCAAAAACTTCATCATACTCGAACGCCAAGGCACGGATTTAGGCGTACGCAACGTTAAAGCCTCGCGTTTCGGCGGCGAAGCCGAAGTCAAATGGACGTTTGCACCCAACTGGGAAATCGGCAGCAGCCTCGCCTACACCCACGGCAAAAACCGTACCGACGGCAAACCTTTGGCACAAACCCCGCCGCTGGAATGGAACAACACTCTCGCCTTTGACAACGGCAAATTCAGCGCAGGCGCGTTATGGCGCGTCGTGGCGAAACAAAACCGTTACAGCAAAGGTCAAGGCAATATCGTCGGACAGGACATCGGCGCCTCTTCCGGCTTCGGCGTACTCTCGCTCAATGCCGGCTGGAAATTCAGCAAATACGCCACCTTGCAGGCCGGTATAGACAACGTGTTCAACAAAACCTACGCCGAATTCGTCAGCAAAGGCGGCGACCCTTCAGCAGGCACGCAAACCTTGCGCGTCAACGAACCCGGCAGTACCGCTTGGTTAAGGCTGCAAGCGAAATTCTGA
- the lpxH gene encoding UDP-2,3-diacylglucosamine diphosphatase, which produces MPIYFISDLHLSESHPELTELFLRFMREKAPQARSVYILGDLFDFWIGDDEQSELTQTVAQAIQSVVQRGIECFFVHGNRDFLIGKQFAAQSGMKLLPEYAVVDLYGSSALICHGDTLCIDDARYQKFRKVVHQKWLQRLFLSLPLALRLKIARKIRRTSKQGKKYKAAEIMDVQPQFTAGIVRRHHAQLLIHGHTHREHIHQEDGFTRIVLGDWKPDYASILEVDEQGFRFVPL; this is translated from the coding sequence ATGCCGATTTACTTTATTTCCGATTTGCACCTGAGCGAATCCCATCCCGAATTGACCGAATTGTTTTTGCGCTTTATGCGCGAAAAAGCACCGCAAGCGCGTTCGGTTTATATTTTGGGGGATTTGTTTGATTTTTGGATAGGCGACGACGAGCAATCCGAATTGACCCAAACCGTCGCGCAAGCGATTCAATCCGTCGTGCAGCGCGGGATTGAATGTTTCTTCGTACACGGCAACCGGGATTTTTTGATCGGAAAGCAATTTGCAGCGCAATCCGGTATGAAGTTGCTGCCCGAATATGCGGTGGTCGATTTATACGGCAGTTCCGCCTTGATTTGCCACGGAGATACTTTGTGTATCGATGATGCGCGTTATCAGAAGTTCAGAAAGGTTGTTCACCAAAAATGGCTGCAACGCCTGTTCCTAAGCCTGCCGCTTGCCCTGCGCCTGAAAATCGCCCGCAAAATACGCCGAACCAGCAAGCAGGGCAAAAAATATAAAGCCGCCGAAATCATGGACGTCCAGCCGCAATTCACCGCAGGCATTGTGCGTCGGCATCATGCCCAACTGTTGATTCACGGACACACCCACCGTGAGCATATCCATCAGGAAGACGGCTTTACCCGTATCGTGTTGGGGGATTGGAAGCCTGATTACGCTTCCATACTGGAGGTTGACGAACAAGGTTTCCGATTCGTTCCTTTATAA